A window of Amblyraja radiata isolate CabotCenter1 chromosome 25, sAmbRad1.1.pri, whole genome shotgun sequence contains these coding sequences:
- the LOC116987505 gene encoding immunoglobulin lambda-1 light chain-like: MAEWVWVLALVTCFHSINAETTLTQIPSISKSPGTTVKITCTRSGGSIGSYTSWYWQKPDSSPVLVWYGSSTRGTGIPDRFTGSVDSSTNQMHLTITNVQSEDAADYYCGVWDNSKYKFTFGRGTKLNLSSPRPPTVSILAPSMGEVTAKSTATLVCLVSGFNPGAVDIEWAVDGSWRSDGAATSRVQQEKDNSFSASSYLTLPAAYWNSHELYSCVVKHETQAIPIKANIARSSCL, from the exons ATGGCTGAATGGGTTTGGGTTCTCGccttggtgacctgtttccact CTATAAACGCGGAGACTACTTTGACTCAGATCCCGTCTATATCAAAATCGCCGGGAACAACCGTCAAAATCACCTGTACACGGTCAGGGGGCAGCATCGGTAGCTACACGAGCTGGTACTGGCAGAAGCCGGACAGCAGCCCTGTCCTCGTGTGGTATGGAAGCTCCACCAGAGGCACCGGTATTCCAGACAGATTCACGGGATCCGTGGACTCATCCACGAACCAAATGCATTTAACCATCACCAACGTGCAATCGGAGGACGCGGCCGATTATTACTGTGGTGTGTGGGACAACAGTAAATACAAATTCACCTTCGGGAGAGGAACCAAACTGAATCTAAGCA GTCCGCGTCCCCCCACCGTTTCCATTCTGGCGCCATCAATGGGTGAAGTCACCGCAAAAAGTACCGCCACCCTTGTGTGTTTGGTGAGCGGGTTCAATCCGGGCGCTGTGGACATTGAGTGGGCCGTGGACGGCAGTTGGAGAAGTGACGGCGCTGCGACCAGCCGGGTCCAGCAGGAGAAGGACAACTCGTTCAGTGCGAGCAGTTACCTGACTCTGCCAGCCGCCTACTGGAACTCACACGAGCTTTACTCCTGTGTGGTTAAACACGAAACCCAGGCAATCCCGATAAAGGCCAACATCGCCAGATCCAGTTGCCTCTAA
- the LOC116987502 gene encoding immunoglobulin lambda-1 light chain-like: MAEWVWVLALVTCFHSINAETTLTQIPSISKSPGTTVKITCTLSEGNIGSLYTSWYWQKQSSSPVFVWYEGSTRGTGIPDRFTGSVDSSTNQMHLTITNVQSEDAADYYCAVWDNSKYKFTFGRGTKLNLSSPRPPTVSILAPSMGEVTAKSTATLVCLVSGFNPGAVDIEWTVDGSARSDGAATSRVQQEKDNSFSASSYLTLPAAYWNSHELYSCVVKHETQATPIKANIARSSCL, encoded by the exons ATGGCTGAATGGGTTTGGGTTCTCGccttggtgacctgtttccact CTATAAACGCGGAGACTACCTTGACTCAGATCCCGTCTATATCAAAATCGCCGGGAACAACCGTCAAAATCACATGTACACTGTCGGAGGGCAACATCGGTAGCTTGTACACGAGCTGGTACTGGCAGAAGCAGAGCAGCAGCCCTGTCTTCGTGTGGTATGAAGGCTCCACCAGAGGCACAGGAATTCCAGACAGATTCACGGGATCCGTGGACTCATCCACGAACCAAATGCATTTAACCATCACCAACGTGCAATCGGAGGACGCGGCCGATTATTACTGTGCTGTGTGGGACAACAGTAAATACAAATTCACCTTTGGGAGAGGAACCAAACTGAATCTAAGCA GTCCGCGTCCCCCCACCGTTTCCATTCTGGCGCCATCAATGGGTGAAGTCACCGCAAAAAGTACCGCCACCCTGGTGTGTTTGGTGAGCGGGTTCAACCCGGGCGCTGTGGACATTGAGTGGACCGTGGACGGCAGTGCGAGAAGTGACGGCGCTGCGACCAGCCGGGTCCAGCAGGAGAAGGACAACTCGTTCAGTGCGAGCAGTTACCTGACTCTGCCAGCCGCCTACTGGAACTCACACGAGCTTTACTCCTGTGTGGTTAAACACGAAACCCAGGCAACCCCGATTAAGGCCAACATCGCCAGATCCAGTTGCCTCTAA